The DNA sequence CCAGGGACTCCATTCCGTCGGCGTCGGGGTGCGTTCCGTCGACGGAGGAATAGGGCGTATGGAATCCGTAAAAGTCTATGAGACGCACGTTTCCGCCCTCATCTTCGACCGCCTGCCTGATTATATCGTTGAAGGTCTCGACGTGGACGCCCTCGCAGACCGGCGGGAACACGAAGTCCGGCCTGCCGGGTATGAAGGTCGTTCCGAGCGTGCAGCACCATATTTCCGCTTCGGGATAGTTCCTGCGAAGCTTGCCGAGCATCATCGCGTAGGCTTCGGAAAAGACGGTATCCGTGATCCCGCTCGCTATATCCTCGTCGCCGTCATAGTACTCCTCCCGCGTCATATCCGGACGCGCCCCGAAGCCCCAGTCGTTCGTGCCGAGGTAGACGATTATCACGTCCGGAAGCGCGTCTCCGACGTGCAGTCCGCCGGTGCGTTCGTCGCAGCAGCCGGACGGGAACTGTTCGTCGTAGTAAGGGATGCGCGTGACTCTGCTGCCGGACCACGAATCGTTCACAAGCAGTCTGCCGCCCAGGCGGTCTATCACCTTTCCCCACCACGTATCGAGCGGCTTCAGCACCCGCACGATCCACGAATTCGTGCCGTAGTAGTAGAGATTGTATCCGTCGGGATTGTATCCCTCGAGCGTGCTTATCGAGTCGCCGAGTATCGAGAACGCCTTGCCGGCGTAAGGGGATTCCGAAACGCGATTATCCATCATAATATTCTCCCTTATCGTATTGATATGCGTAACCTAAAAGTTCTTTCATAGTTCTTATCGATTTTTTGTATCCCTTAATTTCTAAAACGCCGTTATCTTCGCAAATTCGGTATTACTGATATAACTCTGTTTTATTGTATCACAAATATCGCTCGTTTTCAACGCCCGTTTTGCCGAAATCGCTCAGACGGAAGCGCTGTGCGACCGCTCGCACGCCGCCGCGCGGGCGGATGCGCGGAAAAACGCCCGGACACAACAAAAAAACAGCGGGCATACTTGACGTACCGCCGCTGTTTTTATGCGTATGTACGCAAAACAGCCGTTCAAAACACGCTTATACACGATCCGAACGTCATGCTTTTTTGCGAAAGGCTCCCTCAAAGGCACGCGCTTACTTTATCCCTCTCCCGAACGCGTACGCTTCGTCAAGCTCCTCGGCTCTGGCGTTCGCCTCGCCGGGGTCGTTTATCCCGCCGCAGAAAAGCGTTCCCGCGAGCTCCGCTTTTTCAAAGCAGTCAACCCAGCCCTGCAATCCGGAAACGGCTTTTTCGGGAGTATAAGCCTCATCCTCCGCGGCGACCGAAAGCATATAGACCCTGCGGAACCTGTAATCGGATGAATAAAGCGGATTCATACGGTCAAGCAGCGTCTTCATCTGCCCGCACATTTCATAATAATAAATCGGCGTGACGAATACCAGAGTATCCGCATTCTTGACCGTTTCCGCGATTTCGACCGCGTCGTCTTTCTGCACGCACTTCTGCGTTTTCTGACAGGCAAGACACCCGATGCAGAACTTTATTTCCCTGCCCTTCAGGCTGATTTGCCCGACCTCGTGTCCGGCGTCCTTCGCTCCGGCGATCAGTCGATCCGCGAGAATATCGGAATTGCTTTTTGCGCGGAGACTCGTTTTGATTACAAGTACTTTGCTCATAGTCGTTATCCTCCGTATGTAATTGTCAGCGTTACGTTTCCGTTGCCCAACAGCGCCGCCATATCCGCGGCGCTCCGGTCGGAAATCCTGCCGAGCCGCGTGTATGCCCACGAATTCGAGCCGTAGAAAACTACGATCTGATTGCCCGAATACAGGACGATATCGCCCGCGTCCGTCGTCGTTTGAACGTCGTTCCGCGGAAGGCTTTGCCCGAGTGAACCGACCTGTTCAAATCCGCCGTACGCCGACATTTGTACCGTGAGCCCTTCTGATGAAACCAGGTCGATCAGCGCACTGACGGACTCGTTGTCTTCCCATTCAACGGCGACCTCCGTGCCGTTTATCTTTAAGCGCAGCGTCTTTTCCGTATCCGTGTTCTCCGTTTCTGAAGATTCCGCGGTTTGACTGTCCGCCCGCGGGCTTTCCGTTTCCCCTTTTTCCTGCGGCGTTCCGGAAGCGTCCGCAGTCCGCGCCCCGCCGCAGGCGGCAAGCGCGAGAATCAGTATTAAACCGATGACGATCGCTGAAAACCTGTTTTTATTCACGGCCGCTCCTATCTCAAATACTCTTTGAAAAACGCTTCCATTTTTTCAAACGGAATCGCGCCGGTTTTTCCGCCGTCGTACAGATCGGTGTGGGAAGCGCCGGGTATGATCATCAGTTCCTTGTTGCCGTTATACCTGCCGCCTTCCGTCATATTTGCGTAAGCGTCTCGGCTGAAATAGCAGGAATGCGCCTTTTCGCCGTGTATGATCAGCACGGCGGACCGGATTTCGTTTGAGTATTGAAGTATCGGCTGATTGATGAAGCTTTCGCAGCCGATGACGTTCCAGCCGCCGTTGGAATTGAGCGAGCGGGGATGGTATCCTCGCGGCGTTTTGTA is a window from the Clostridia bacterium genome containing:
- a CDS encoding SGNH/GDSL hydrolase family protein; translated protein: MMDNRVSESPYAGKAFSILGDSISTLEGYNPDGYNLYYYGTNSWIVRVLKPLDTWWGKVIDRLGGRLLVNDSWSGSRVTRIPYYDEQFPSGCCDERTGGLHVGDALPDVIIVYLGTNDWGFGARPDMTREEYYDGDEDIASGITDTVFSEAYAMMLGKLRRNYPEAEIWCCTLGTTFIPGRPDFVFPPVCEGVHVETFNDIIRQAVEDEGGNVRLIDFYGFHTPYSSVDGTHPDADGMESLADMAVRSMLGG
- a CDS encoding flavodoxin family protein, encoding MSKVLVIKTSLRAKSNSDILADRLIAGAKDAGHEVGQISLKGREIKFCIGCLACQKTQKCVQKDDAVEIAETVKNADTLVFVTPIYYYEMCGQMKTLLDRMNPLYSSDYRFRRVYMLSVAAEDEAYTPEKAVSGLQGWVDCFEKAELAGTLFCGGINDPGEANARAEELDEAYAFGRGIK